A window of the Myxococcus fulvus genome harbors these coding sequences:
- a CDS encoding DsbA family protein, producing MKLRAPALLAAAVVFSSLNPALAGDEPTPDCDKQPKTARAQPKLISATPRSEAPALGPRDAQVTVEVWSDFQCPFCQRGATTVEGLRERYGDKIRIVFRNMPLPRHENAKLAAAAAMAAHEQGKFWQMHDVLFDNQGALDRASLEKYAKALGLDVASFRRALDTKAWDNYVEADRLEAQRRGIVGTPTFFINGTGVTGAQSLDTFAAHIDAALKR from the coding sequence ATGAAGCTCCGCGCTCCCGCCCTCCTGGCGGCCGCCGTCGTGTTCTCTTCGCTCAACCCCGCCCTCGCCGGTGACGAGCCCACCCCCGACTGCGACAAGCAGCCCAAGACCGCCCGCGCCCAGCCCAAGCTCATCTCCGCCACGCCGCGCTCGGAGGCCCCCGCGCTGGGGCCCCGCGACGCCCAGGTGACGGTGGAGGTGTGGAGCGACTTCCAGTGCCCCTTCTGCCAGCGCGGCGCGACCACCGTCGAGGGCCTGCGCGAGCGCTACGGCGACAAGATCCGCATCGTCTTCCGCAACATGCCGCTGCCCCGCCACGAGAACGCGAAGCTCGCCGCCGCCGCCGCCATGGCCGCCCACGAGCAGGGCAAGTTCTGGCAGATGCACGACGTGCTCTTCGACAACCAGGGCGCCCTGGACCGCGCCTCGCTGGAGAAGTACGCGAAGGCGCTCGGGCTGGACGTCGCGAGCTTCCGCCGCGCGCTCGACACGAAGGCCTGGGACAACTACGTGGAGGCCGACCGCCTGGAGGCCCAGCGCCGCGGCATCGTCGGCACGCCCACCTTCTTCATCAACGGCACCGGCGTGACGGGCGCGCAGTCGCTCGACACCTTCGCCGCGCACATCGACGCCGCGCTCAAGCGCTGA
- a CDS encoding CHAT domain-containing protein: protein MTEQCDRLESFIDGELAPADAENFRHHLTGCTACETRMKELLALELLADDALHEPGDSTLAFVPPPPQLKRRRNWMMVVPLALAAGLAAWVLVTRTDSSPTSPELWLGQDPGRTLEARLTHPGADRHRPYEVMRSGGSSPRALSLRELAKLEEVGDERGIASAYLLRGDPAQAAAFLDKLPASPDLDSDRAALALQRGAHEEALALVDRALKVKPGHPQALWNRGLALEKLGLSLQAAEAFEQVAAQQEPGWSQEAAERAADLRRQEDTQRKGWKGTKQDCDQMVSGGPVLAQAQVEQHPGLSRLCFYDALRTATSAERVESLRPLARQLDTVDGGPHLEDALQRAARADFSTRAPFVADYVRLTRNELSPTELDAFIVKLREARQDDLLLGALLFPKDLRQHEREYRELALATRDPWFALLAEERQARADLQRGQVPQARTRLTEALRTCPDGARFNYRCLELERNLALVERQLHRPVESRVHGLLALARARAGHEWTKEWRLLQELGQVALFHGDLSLARAYLEENIQRLPERCADHESAYVNLALAFHRTLDFNGAREQLDRAARCGNPPSLARAFAIADLAHTQARRAEDTEVLTRGLEALRASPARLETAGEGAMLRHIEGRFFVEQDRSRGQALLRQAIEEAAPLVGSDVNARKARVYSFTSLILDASRHEELERAMALFAEERALPLPERCALGVTVDDERTALVARDASGRWVGHFDTQRRERLESVEGLVPERLAQALRDCSHVDVLARPPVLGKPDLLPPDIAWAYRVGPTPAEVTGQPSRRLVVADVHAPAELRLPSLRAWRPSRDEDATLATLRGASATPSHVLQAMREATEVQIHAHGVVDPSAADGSLLVLSPEAQGGRYALTASDLHGEKLQGRPVVLLAACHAAHSKAYFHETFGLPVAFVESGARAVLAATQEIPDAEASDFFEPVLARIREGLPAARVLRDARQDWLRSRGSAWVRQVLLFE from the coding sequence ATGACCGAGCAGTGCGACAGACTGGAGTCTTTCATCGACGGTGAGCTGGCCCCGGCGGACGCGGAGAACTTCCGCCACCACCTGACCGGCTGCACCGCGTGCGAGACACGGATGAAGGAACTGCTCGCGCTCGAGCTCCTCGCCGACGACGCCCTGCACGAACCCGGGGACTCCACACTGGCCTTCGTCCCCCCACCTCCCCAGCTCAAGCGACGCAGGAACTGGATGATGGTGGTGCCGCTGGCGCTGGCCGCGGGCCTGGCGGCGTGGGTTCTCGTGACGCGGACCGACTCGTCCCCCACCTCCCCCGAGCTGTGGCTGGGGCAGGACCCGGGCCGCACGCTCGAGGCCCGCCTCACCCATCCGGGCGCCGACCGCCATCGCCCCTACGAGGTGATGCGCAGCGGCGGCAGCTCGCCCCGAGCGCTGTCCCTGCGCGAGCTGGCGAAGCTGGAGGAGGTCGGTGACGAGCGAGGCATCGCCTCCGCCTACCTGTTGCGCGGAGACCCCGCCCAGGCCGCCGCCTTCCTCGACAAGCTGCCCGCGTCCCCCGACCTGGACTCGGACCGCGCCGCGCTCGCCCTCCAGCGCGGCGCCCACGAAGAGGCCCTCGCCCTGGTGGACCGCGCGCTGAAGGTGAAGCCCGGCCACCCCCAGGCGCTGTGGAACCGCGGCCTCGCGCTCGAGAAGCTGGGCCTGTCCCTGCAAGCCGCCGAGGCCTTCGAGCAGGTGGCCGCCCAGCAGGAGCCGGGCTGGAGCCAGGAGGCCGCCGAGCGCGCCGCCGACCTGCGTCGTCAGGAGGACACGCAGCGAAAGGGCTGGAAGGGCACCAAGCAGGACTGCGACCAGATGGTGTCCGGTGGCCCCGTGCTCGCCCAGGCCCAGGTGGAGCAGCACCCGGGCCTGTCCCGCCTGTGCTTCTACGATGCGCTGCGCACCGCCACCTCCGCCGAGCGCGTCGAGTCGCTGCGCCCCCTGGCCCGCCAGCTCGACACCGTGGACGGCGGCCCCCACCTGGAGGACGCCCTCCAGCGCGCGGCCCGCGCGGACTTCTCCACGCGCGCGCCCTTCGTCGCGGACTATGTGCGGCTGACGCGCAACGAGCTGTCCCCGACCGAGCTCGACGCCTTCATCGTGAAGCTGCGCGAGGCCCGGCAAGACGACCTGCTCCTGGGCGCCCTGCTCTTCCCCAAGGACTTGCGGCAGCACGAGCGCGAGTACCGCGAGCTCGCGCTCGCCACGAGGGACCCGTGGTTCGCGCTGCTCGCCGAGGAGCGCCAGGCCCGCGCCGACCTCCAGCGCGGACAGGTTCCCCAGGCGCGCACGCGGCTGACCGAAGCCCTGCGCACCTGTCCCGACGGCGCGCGCTTCAACTACCGCTGCCTGGAGCTGGAGAGGAACCTGGCCCTCGTGGAGCGGCAGCTCCACCGCCCCGTCGAGTCGCGCGTGCACGGCCTGCTGGCGCTCGCCCGGGCCCGCGCGGGGCACGAGTGGACCAAGGAGTGGAGGCTGCTCCAGGAGCTGGGCCAGGTGGCCCTCTTCCATGGAGACCTGTCGCTGGCGCGCGCCTACCTGGAGGAGAACATCCAGCGGCTGCCCGAGCGCTGCGCGGACCACGAGTCGGCCTACGTCAACCTCGCGCTCGCCTTCCACCGCACGCTCGACTTCAACGGCGCCCGGGAGCAGCTGGACCGCGCCGCGCGCTGCGGCAACCCGCCCTCGCTGGCGCGCGCCTTCGCCATCGCGGACCTGGCCCACACGCAGGCCCGCCGCGCCGAGGACACCGAGGTGCTGACACGCGGCCTGGAGGCGCTGCGAGCCTCACCGGCCCGACTGGAGACCGCGGGCGAGGGCGCGATGCTGCGCCACATCGAGGGCCGCTTCTTCGTCGAGCAGGACCGCTCTCGGGGACAGGCGCTGCTGCGTCAGGCCATCGAGGAAGCGGCGCCGCTCGTGGGCTCGGACGTCAACGCCCGCAAGGCGCGCGTGTACAGCTTCACGTCCCTCATCCTCGACGCCTCCCGACACGAGGAGCTGGAGCGGGCCATGGCCCTCTTCGCCGAGGAGCGCGCCCTGCCCCTGCCCGAGCGCTGCGCGTTGGGCGTCACCGTGGACGACGAGCGCACGGCCCTGGTGGCCCGCGACGCGTCGGGGCGATGGGTCGGCCACTTCGACACCCAGCGCCGTGAGCGGCTGGAGAGCGTGGAGGGGCTGGTCCCCGAGCGCCTCGCACAGGCCCTGCGCGACTGCTCCCACGTGGACGTGCTCGCGCGGCCCCCCGTGCTCGGCAAGCCGGACCTGCTGCCGCCGGACATCGCCTGGGCCTACCGCGTGGGACCGACTCCCGCGGAAGTCACCGGACAGCCCTCGCGCCGGCTGGTGGTGGCGGATGTACATGCGCCCGCGGAATTGCGCCTGCCCTCACTGCGCGCCTGGCGCCCCTCGCGGGACGAGGACGCGACGCTGGCCACGCTGCGAGGCGCCTCCGCCACGCCGTCGCACGTGCTGCAGGCGATGCGCGAGGCCACGGAGGTGCAGATCCACGCGCACGGCGTCGTCGACCCGAGCGCCGCGGATGGCTCGCTGCTGGTGCTGTCTCCGGAGGCGCAGGGCGGCCGCTACGCGCTGACGGCGTCGGACCTGCACGGGGAGAAGCTGCAGGGCCGGCCCGTGGTGCTGCTGGCGGCGTGTCATGCCGCGCACAGCAAGGCGTACTTCCATGAAACGTTCGGCCTGCCGGTGGCGTTCGTCGAGTCCGGGGCCCGGGCCGTGCTCGCCGCCACGCAGGAGATTCCCGACGCCGAGGCGTCGGACTTCTTCGAGCCGGTGCTGGCGCGCATTCGCGAGGGGCTGCCCGCGGCCCGCGTCCTTCGCGATGCACGTCAGGACTGGCTCCGCAGTCGGGGAAGCGCCTGGGTCCGCCAGGTGCTCCTCTTCGAGTAG
- a CDS encoding alanyl-tRNA editing protein, with product MTTERLYYADPFLHRFTARVVGHGAWNGAPSVVLDRTAFYPEAGGQMGDQGVLGGLPVRDVQVDDAGTVHHLVEGGLPAPGEALEGVVDSERRRVHMSLHTGQHMLSRALLDIAGAATVSSRLGATCTIDTDQDTLDEQLVAKAEAHVNAIIDADLPIRAFFPTPEELAALPLRRAPKVTDNIRVIQVGDFDVSPCGGTHCTRTGQVGMVRVLGVERYKGKGRVLFSAGPRARRELWEEAGVLRAMSRTFTCGPAEVPTVVEKLRRELTEAREALGAARARLAEQTAVELAQALEASADKQVVAVLDGAGPEQLRAVAARLTSRPEAVVFLAGRAPEGLAVLIARGSASAFGCGAFLKRAAEAAGGRGGGRPEHAEGRLPASTDWAALVASLRG from the coding sequence ATGACGACTGAGCGCCTCTATTACGCGGACCCCTTCCTCCATCGATTCACCGCGCGGGTGGTGGGCCATGGGGCGTGGAATGGCGCGCCCTCGGTGGTGCTGGACCGCACGGCCTTCTATCCGGAGGCGGGTGGGCAGATGGGGGACCAGGGCGTGCTCGGCGGGCTGCCCGTGCGCGACGTGCAGGTGGACGACGCGGGGACGGTGCATCACCTGGTGGAGGGAGGACTGCCCGCGCCCGGTGAGGCGTTGGAGGGTGTGGTGGATTCGGAGCGGCGGCGCGTGCACATGTCGCTGCACACGGGGCAGCACATGTTGTCGCGGGCGCTCCTGGACATCGCGGGCGCGGCCACGGTGTCGTCGCGATTGGGGGCGACGTGCACCATCGACACGGACCAGGACACGCTGGACGAGCAGCTCGTGGCGAAGGCGGAGGCGCACGTCAACGCCATCATCGACGCGGACCTGCCCATCCGGGCCTTCTTCCCCACGCCGGAGGAGCTGGCGGCGCTGCCGCTGCGGCGTGCGCCCAAGGTGACGGACAACATCCGCGTCATCCAGGTGGGGGACTTCGATGTGTCGCCGTGTGGCGGGACGCACTGCACGCGCACGGGGCAGGTGGGGATGGTGCGGGTGCTGGGCGTGGAGCGCTACAAGGGCAAGGGGCGGGTCCTCTTCTCGGCGGGGCCGCGTGCGCGGCGCGAGCTGTGGGAGGAGGCGGGGGTGCTGCGCGCGATGAGCCGGACGTTCACGTGCGGACCGGCGGAGGTGCCCACGGTGGTGGAGAAGCTGCGGCGTGAGTTGACCGAGGCCCGCGAGGCGTTGGGCGCGGCGCGCGCGCGGCTGGCGGAGCAGACGGCTGTCGAGCTGGCGCAGGCGCTGGAGGCGTCGGCGGACAAGCAGGTGGTGGCGGTGCTCGACGGCGCGGGGCCGGAGCAGCTGCGCGCCGTGGCGGCGAGGCTCACGTCCCGGCCGGAGGCGGTGGTGTTCCTCGCGGGCCGCGCGCCCGAGGGCCTGGCGGTGCTCATCGCGCGGGGCAGTGCGTCCGCGTTCGGCTGTGGCGCGTTCCTGAAGCGGGCGGCGGAGGCCGCGGGTGGACGCGGGGGTGGACGCCCCGAGCACGCCGAGGGACGGCTTCCGGCGAGCACGGATTGGGCGGCGCTCGTGGCGTCCCTGCGGGGCTGA
- a CDS encoding RNA polymerase sigma factor: MDDGQHRQFDAFARSRRPGLLRLARRLCSGGGIDPEDLVQETLERAYRNFDRLVAENPGAVSVWLSTTLSNRFLDHCRRRRTEVLGAPALRVVQDTESSGEPAALEQWEQVSREDFQRAIDKLRPPHLQEAYRLHVAGLRYRAIAQRLDAPEGTVGRWLSEARQALRGLLTPGAASSEGRARP; the protein is encoded by the coding sequence ATGGACGACGGGCAGCACCGCCAGTTCGATGCTTTTGCACGCTCGCGACGACCGGGGCTGCTTCGCCTTGCCCGACGCCTGTGCTCCGGGGGTGGAATCGACCCGGAGGACCTGGTGCAAGAGACCCTCGAGCGCGCCTACCGGAACTTCGACCGGCTGGTGGCGGAGAACCCAGGCGCCGTCAGCGTGTGGCTCAGCACCACGCTGAGCAACCGCTTCCTGGACCATTGTCGTCGCAGACGCACCGAGGTCCTGGGGGCCCCCGCGCTGCGTGTGGTGCAAGACACGGAGTCCTCCGGCGAACCCGCTGCCCTGGAGCAATGGGAGCAGGTCAGCCGCGAGGACTTCCAGCGGGCCATCGACAAGCTGCGGCCTCCCCATCTCCAGGAGGCCTACCGGCTCCACGTGGCGGGACTTCGATATCGGGCCATCGCACAGCGGTTGGATGCACCCGAGGGAACGGTGGGACGGTGGCTCAGCGAGGCGCGGCAGGCTCTGCGGGGGCTGCTGACCCCGGGCGCCGCCTCGAGTGAAGGCAGGGCCAGACCATGA